The Juglans regia cultivar Chandler chromosome 2, Walnut 2.0, whole genome shotgun sequence genome includes a window with the following:
- the LOC118347681 gene encoding uncharacterized protein LOC118347681 has translation MGRDILNQITEICNELKRMATRARERENIESLSVDKRHGGVEEKEVKESFEVLGEVNGREKERKPLLEVGKEKSLGMGEGNVKEKQRRKNKADEAESVPISLDLDSVKRKRDETLLHIRTNPPSPH, from the exons ATGGGACGGGATATACTTAATCAGATTACAGAGATTTGCAATGAATTGAAGAGAATGGCAACAAGggcgagggagagagagaatattgaGAGTTTGAGTGTGGATAAGAGACATGGGGGTGTAGAGGAAAAGGAGGTGAAAGAGTCATTTGAGGTTTTGGGGGAGGTGAAtgggagggagaaagagaggaagcCCTTGCTTGAAGTGGGTAAAGAGAAATCTCTAGGAATGGGGGAAGGCAATGTGAAGGAGAAGCAGAGGAGGAAGAA CAAAGCTGATGAGGCAGAGAGTGTTCCAATTTCTCTGGATTTGGATAGTGTAAAGCGTAAAAGGGATGAGACCCTGCTTCATATTCGAACAAATCCTCCCTCTCCTCATTGA